The following coding sequences lie in one Desulfonatronum thiodismutans genomic window:
- a CDS encoding PEP/pyruvate-binding domain-containing protein: MLAYVKGWIGSAVKTETEKEVFAERYNIFKELLEKNTASLHVINDIEDMMLNPDAFDYDEVVALCERLVAIVRDLSSDLDALSRNRFTDLRSVADRIGRSVLKELRGRQRLEKSNWTISLANLSREKSALVGNKAANLADISNRAHLPAPKGFAVTAFSCHHFFKQAGIYEKVRRKLRQLDVRDMERLETVCAEIKDLILGSRLPDDVARAVIHEARVLTGDLGEDLRFAVRSSASAEDSPSSSFAGQYDSVLNVPVENLLAAYKEVVAGIFNPRAVFYRRGKGYRDIDDLMSVLCVAMVDAVSSGCLYTIDPNYHVTDNICVNANWGLGVSVVDGSARTDYWRICRETREVLEREIAGKDTMLCMDREQGLRLSETPPARRKAPCLTPEQLRVLTDYGLKLEQHFGTPLDIEWALDQAGKIIILQARPLQRVTDDLPVEELGRDVHVPRERVLIHAGMTAAPGAASGPAYILEDDQSLAGIPEGSILVARQTSPTLVPAMSRVKGIVTDVGSVTGHMASVAREFKIPTLVGIETGTRTIQAGDIITLDATRRTIYKGEVPAVIRQKAPANLIADSPVHIRVRGVLNKVVPLNLLDPRSAEFTPEGCATLHDVIRFAHEMAMREMFHLGDGLRGRSGAGRIGKKLRDTPLNAYVLDLGGGIERTGNSAKDAGEVAVEEIASVPFQALLKGVTHEKVRWSGPVQVNMRGLLAVVAKGVLNDPLLRGGLGEPNYAIISKRYLNFNARLGYHFATIDSFCSEQVNSNYVTFSFKGGAADVGRRTRRAELMALILKRMGFRVEHKGDLLKAEMRKYDVGRLTEKLDLIGRLLGSVRLLDMVLTDDGELQWYAEEFFKGNYTFEQQSSRVLGR; this comes from the coding sequence ATGCTCGCTTATGTCAAAGGATGGATCGGGTCCGCCGTCAAAACCGAAACCGAGAAGGAGGTTTTCGCGGAGCGGTACAATATCTTCAAGGAGCTATTGGAGAAGAACACCGCCTCGCTCCATGTGATCAATGACATCGAAGACATGATGCTCAATCCGGACGCGTTCGATTACGACGAGGTCGTTGCTTTGTGTGAGCGTCTCGTGGCCATTGTTCGCGATCTTTCATCCGATCTGGATGCGCTTTCCCGGAATCGGTTCACGGATCTCAGGAGCGTCGCCGACAGGATCGGCCGGTCCGTTCTCAAGGAGCTGCGGGGACGGCAAAGGCTGGAAAAGAGCAATTGGACCATCTCCCTGGCCAACTTGAGTCGCGAGAAAAGCGCGTTAGTGGGGAACAAGGCGGCCAACTTGGCCGATATTTCAAACAGGGCGCATTTGCCCGCGCCCAAGGGGTTCGCGGTCACGGCCTTCTCGTGTCACCATTTTTTCAAGCAGGCGGGAATCTATGAAAAGGTCAGGCGTAAGCTGCGGCAACTCGACGTCCGGGACATGGAACGTCTCGAAACGGTCTGCGCCGAGATCAAGGATCTGATTCTCGGCTCGCGGTTGCCCGACGACGTCGCGAGAGCCGTCATTCACGAGGCCCGGGTTTTAACCGGTGATCTCGGCGAGGATCTGCGTTTCGCCGTTCGCAGCAGCGCCAGCGCCGAGGATTCTCCATCTTCTTCCTTTGCCGGACAGTACGACAGCGTCTTGAACGTCCCCGTCGAAAATCTGCTTGCGGCCTATAAAGAGGTCGTGGCCGGGATATTCAACCCCAGGGCGGTATTCTACCGACGCGGCAAGGGATATCGGGACATCGACGATCTGATGAGCGTTCTGTGCGTGGCCATGGTGGATGCCGTGTCCAGCGGTTGCCTGTACACCATTGATCCGAACTATCACGTGACCGACAACATCTGCGTCAACGCCAACTGGGGCCTTGGGGTGAGCGTCGTGGACGGGTCGGCGAGAACCGACTACTGGCGGATCTGTCGGGAGACCAGGGAGGTTCTGGAGCGGGAGATTGCCGGAAAAGACACCATGCTTTGCATGGATAGGGAACAGGGGCTGCGCCTGAGCGAGACGCCCCCGGCCCGGCGGAAGGCTCCCTGTCTGACCCCCGAACAACTCCGCGTCCTGACCGACTACGGGTTGAAGCTGGAACAGCATTTCGGCACGCCTTTGGATATTGAATGGGCCCTGGATCAAGCCGGCAAGATCATCATCCTGCAAGCCCGCCCCTTGCAGAGGGTCACGGACGACCTGCCCGTCGAAGAGCTGGGGAGGGACGTCCACGTGCCCCGCGAGCGCGTCCTGATCCACGCGGGCATGACCGCCGCCCCCGGCGCGGCCAGCGGCCCGGCGTATATCCTGGAGGACGATCAAAGCCTGGCCGGCATTCCCGAAGGCTCCATCCTCGTGGCTCGCCAGACGTCGCCGACCCTTGTTCCGGCCATGAGCCGGGTCAAGGGGATCGTGACGGATGTGGGCAGCGTCACCGGGCATATGGCTTCCGTGGCCAGGGAGTTCAAGATTCCGACCCTGGTCGGGATCGAAACCGGGACGCGGACCATTCAAGCCGGGGACATCATTACCTTGGACGCCACCCGCAGGACCATTTACAAGGGAGAAGTGCCCGCCGTCATCCGGCAAAAGGCTCCGGCCAACCTGATCGCGGACAGTCCGGTCCATATCCGTGTCCGCGGGGTGTTGAACAAGGTCGTTCCGCTGAACCTGCTCGACCCGCGAAGCGCGGAGTTTACCCCGGAGGGCTGCGCCACGTTGCACGACGTGATTCGTTTTGCCCACGAAATGGCGATGCGGGAGATGTTTCACCTGGGAGACGGGCTCAGGGGCCGATCCGGGGCCGGACGGATTGGAAAAAAGCTGCGCGATACGCCGCTGAACGCCTATGTCCTGGACCTGGGCGGAGGGATCGAACGAACGGGGAACTCCGCGAAAGATGCGGGCGAGGTCGCCGTGGAGGAGATCGCCTCGGTGCCGTTCCAGGCCCTGCTCAAAGGCGTGACTCATGAAAAGGTGCGCTGGTCCGGTCCGGTTCAGGTGAACATGCGGGGACTCTTGGCCGTGGTCGCGAAGGGCGTGCTCAACGATCCGCTCCTGCGTGGAGGCCTGGGAGAGCCCAATTACGCCATTATTTCCAAAAGGTATCTCAATTTCAACGCCCGGCTCGGCTACCATTTCGCGACCATCGACTCCTTTTGCTCCGAGCAGGTCAACTCCAACTACGTGACTTTCTCGTTCAAAGGCGGGGCAGCGGACGTTGGACGGCGGACGAGACGAGCCGAACTGATGGCCCTGATCCTCAAAAGGATGGGGTTTCGGGTCGAGCACAAGGGCGACCTGCTCAAGGCTGAAATGCGAAAGTACGATGTCGGGCGACTAACGGAGAAGTTAGACCTGATCGGGCGTCTGTTGGGCTCCGTGCGGCTGCTGGACATGGTCCTGACCGACGATGGAGAACTTCAGTGGTATGCGGAGGAGTTCTTCAAAGGCAACTACACCTTTGAACAACAGTCTTCGCGAGTTTTGGGCCGCTGA